The Anoxybacillus flavithermus genome has a segment encoding these proteins:
- a CDS encoding pyruvate kinase produces MRKTKIVCTIGPASESVEKLVQLIEAGMNVARLNFSHGSHEEHAARIRNIREAAKMTGKTVAILLDTKGPEIRTHNMENGAIELKVGAEVTISMKEVLGTPEKFSITYEGLIDDVHVGSTILLDDGLIGLEVLAVDKEAKEIKTKVLNGGVLKNKKGVNVPGVKVKLPGITEKDAEDIRFGIEQGIDFIAASFVRRASDVLEIRELLEAHNALHIQIIPKIENQEGVDNIDEILEVADGLMVARGDLGVEIPAEEVPLVQKELIKKCNALGKPVITATQMLDSMQRNPRPTRAEASDVANAIFDGTDAIMLSGETAAGAYPVEAVQTMHRIALRTEQALQYRDLLSKRSKQSGTTITDAIGQSVAHTALNLDVAAIVTPTVSGHTARMISKYRPKAPIIAVTSNEGVSRKLALVWGVYPRVAQHATSTDEMLDIAVEAALDTGIVKHGDLVVITAGVPVGETGSTNLMKVHMIGDMIAKGQGIGRKSAFGKVVVAKTAEEALEKMIEGGILVAPATDADMMKALEKAAAIITEEGGLTSHAAVVGLSLGIPVIVGVNHATAILKDGQDITVDASFGAIYRGHASVL; encoded by the coding sequence ATGCGCAAAACGAAAATTGTTTGTACGATCGGTCCTGCGAGTGAAAGTGTAGAAAAACTTGTGCAATTGATTGAAGCGGGAATGAATGTGGCCCGTCTTAACTTTTCCCATGGAAGTCATGAAGAACATGCAGCGCGCATTCGAAACATTCGCGAAGCGGCAAAAATGACAGGAAAAACAGTTGCGATTTTATTGGATACGAAAGGTCCAGAAATTCGTACGCATAACATGGAAAATGGAGCAATTGAGTTAAAAGTAGGTGCTGAAGTCACCATTTCAATGAAAGAAGTGCTTGGCACACCAGAAAAATTTTCGATTACTTATGAAGGACTCATCGATGACGTACATGTCGGTTCAACGATTTTGTTAGACGACGGACTCATTGGTTTAGAAGTATTAGCTGTTGACAAAGAAGCAAAAGAGATCAAAACAAAAGTGTTAAATGGTGGCGTGCTGAAAAATAAAAAAGGCGTAAACGTCCCAGGAGTAAAAGTAAAACTACCGGGTATTACGGAAAAAGATGCAGAGGACATTCGCTTTGGTATTGAACAAGGAATTGATTTCATCGCCGCATCGTTCGTTCGACGCGCTTCCGACGTGCTTGAAATTCGCGAATTGCTCGAAGCACATAACGCATTACACATTCAAATTATCCCAAAAATTGAAAACCAAGAAGGCGTAGACAATATTGATGAAATTTTAGAAGTGGCAGACGGCTTAATGGTTGCACGCGGAGATTTAGGCGTTGAAATTCCAGCAGAAGAAGTGCCACTTGTCCAAAAAGAGTTAATCAAAAAATGTAATGCGCTTGGAAAACCAGTCATTACAGCGACACAAATGCTTGATTCGATGCAGCGCAATCCACGTCCAACTCGTGCGGAGGCAAGCGATGTGGCGAACGCCATTTTTGATGGAACAGATGCGATTATGCTCTCAGGTGAAACAGCAGCAGGGGCTTATCCAGTCGAGGCGGTACAAACGATGCACCGCATTGCTCTGCGCACAGAACAAGCGTTACAATATCGCGACTTATTATCGAAACGAAGCAAACAGAGCGGCACGACGATTACAGATGCGATCGGACAATCGGTTGCTCACACCGCATTAAACTTAGATGTCGCGGCGATTGTGACACCGACGGTAAGCGGGCATACCGCGCGTATGATTTCAAAATACCGTCCAAAAGCGCCAATTATCGCTGTTACATCGAATGAAGGTGTTTCGCGTAAATTAGCGCTCGTTTGGGGTGTTTATCCACGCGTTGCTCAACACGCAACGTCAACGGATGAAATGCTTGATATTGCTGTGGAAGCAGCTCTTGATACAGGCATCGTGAAACATGGCGACCTTGTTGTCATTACAGCGGGCGTTCCAGTCGGAGAAACAGGTTCAACAAACTTAATGAAAGTGCATATGATTGGCGATATGATTGCGAAAGGGCAAGGGATTGGCCGTAAATCAGCATTCGGGAAAGTTGTTGTAGCCAAAACAGCGGAAGAAGCGCTCGAAAAGATGATAGAAGGCGGCATTTTAGTTGCTCCAGCAACGGATGCAGACATGATGAAAGCGTTAGAAAAAGCTGCGGCGATCATTACAGAAGAAGGCGGCTTAACAAGCCATGCGGCTGTTGTTGGTTTAAGCTTAGGCATTCCGGTCATTGTTGGGGTAAACCATGCGACAGCTATTTTAAAAGATGGACAAGATATCACGGTAGATG